A genomic stretch from Lathyrus oleraceus cultivar Zhongwan6 chromosome 2, CAAS_Psat_ZW6_1.0, whole genome shotgun sequence includes:
- the LOC127119651 gene encoding triose phosphate/phosphate translocator, chloroplastic, translating to MSSVTNPVLVSFQKPQISSGFLSPRRVSTSYALLKSRTLQLEANNSSLVFSPLVKAFGVRHRRFPVVVAALAADADDSEIEISNGSVLSSKSFGEKFPALVTGFFFFMWYFLNVIFNILNKKVYNYFPYPYFVSVVHLLVGVVYCLVSWGLALPRRAPMNKELLLLLTPVAFCHALGHVMSNVSFAAVAVSFTHTIKALEPFFNASASQFVLGQHIPLSLWLSLAPVVFGVSMASLTELSFNWTGFISAMISNIAFTYRSLYSKKAMTGMDSTNVYAYISVIALAFCIPPAILIEGPQLMEFGFRNAIAKVGLIKFLSDLFWIGMFYHLYNQLATNTLERVAPLTHAVGNVLKRVFVIGFSIVVFGNKISTQTGIGTAIAIAGVAIYSVIKANIEEQKRKAATAPAS from the exons ATGTCTTCTGTAACAAACCCAGTTCTCGTATCATTTCAAAAACCTCAAATTTCTTCTGGTTTTTTGTCACCCAGAAGAGTTTCAACCAGTTACGCCTTGTTGAAGTCTAGAACACTTCAACTTGAAGCTAACAATTCAAGCTTGGTGTTCTCTCCATTGGTGAAGGCCTTTGGAGTAAGACACAGAAGATTTCCAGTTGTTGTTGCAGCATTAGCAGCAGATGCTGATGACAGTGAAATTGAAATTTCAAATGG GTCAGTTCTATCCTCAAAGAGTTTTGGTGAGAAATTTCCTGCATTGGTTACTGGTTTCTTTTTCTTTATGTG GTACTTCTTAAATGTGATTTTCAACATACTCAACAAGAAAGTCTACAATTATTTTCCATATCCATA TTTTGTTTCTGTTGTGCATCTCCTTGTTGGGGTGGTATATTGCCTTGTATCTTGGGGTTTAGCTCTACCAAGACGCGCA CCAATGAATAAGGAGCTCTTGTTACTATTAACTCCAGTTGCATTTTGTCATGCCCTTGGCCATGTTATGTCCAATGTATCATTTGCTGCTGTTGCCGTGTCTTTTACACATACCATAAAAG CTCTGGAGCCGTTTTTCAATGCTTCAGCTTCCCAGTTTGTTTTAGGCCAACATATTCCCTTGTCTCTGTGGCTATCTTTGGCCCCTGTTGTTTTTGGTGTATCAATGGCATCACTAACTGAACTGTCTTTCAATTGGACTGGTTTCATTAGTGCAATGATTTCAAATATTGCATTTACATACAGAAGTCTATATTCTAAGAAAGCTATG ACAGGAATGGACAGTACGAATGTATATGCGTACATTTCAGTAATTGCGCTCGCCTTTTGTATCCCTCCAGCAATACTT ATTGAGGGACCTCAACTCATGGAATTTGGATTTAGAAATGCTATAGCCAAAGTAGGATTGATCAAGTTTTTGTCTGATCTTTTCTGGATTGGAATGTTTTACCATCTTTATAATCAG CTTGCTACTAATACTTTGGAACGTGTTGCGCCACTTACACATGCAGTTGGAAATGTGTTGAAGAGAGTTTTTGTTATTGGATTTTCAATAGTAGTGTTCG GCAACAAGATATCTACACAAACTGGCATTGGAACTGCGATTGCAATTGCAGGTGTTGCCATCTATTCTGTGATAAAAGCAAATATAGAAGAACAAAAACGG AAAGCTGCTACAGCCCCTGCATCTTAA